A genomic region of Catalinimonas niigatensis contains the following coding sequences:
- a CDS encoding DUF1553 domain-containing protein: MCRTSFFTLHFHTFRRLIHFFVSLLIAFWVSSCGGYEKPTDLLEAEAQLPEKVDFNLHVKPILSDKCFACHGPDEASQEAGLELATPGGAFAALKDNPGEYAIVAGKPGKSEVYHRIVSEDPEYLMPPPESNLTLTAYEKAVLTRWIEEGAEYKPHWAFIKPEKHDLPKVKNQEWVRNPIDHFVLAKLEQKGLQPSEEADKETLLRRLSLDLTGLPPSLEEIDAFLADQSEYAYEKVVDRLLASPHYGERIAIDWMDASRYADTHGYTVDRYRPMWPWRDWVIGAYNENMPFDQFATWQLAGDLLPNATREQKLATAYNRNHAQNMEGGIVNEEFRVEYVADRTNTLGTNFLGLTVECARCHDHKYDPISQKEYFQLFGFFNQVDEAGQISWDDAMPVPTLLLTDEKEDSLLAFIDQKIAETEKDIERIKEEKKTEFEQAHQANSFKIDKSVSTALQAHFTLDQAKQDKFLSTVSSKHQGSLAEAILVEGKLGKAVKLNGDEALDLGEVGVFSRANPFTISLWVNIPEKLKEGVIFHKGNGAILYNFRGYHLTLRDNRFELLMAHTWPYNNIIKLSEASPPKEEWVHLAVTYDGSSQAEGLKLYVNGEEQNMQTNKDNLYKDILFPFMDKQPGLQIGARWRGVGFKNGLVDEIRVYERELGSPEIASLAGTTKLASESTSLADEKSYFDYYLYHQVPAYQAHLKKLEKLREERNSLVEDIEEMMVMDELDEPRPTFVLERGAYDAHGESVEPGTPAQILSFPDSLKRDRLGLAKWLFHKDHPLTARVMVNRFWQHYFGKGLVSTSADFGNQGNLPSHPMLLDWLALQFQASGWDIKAMQKLIVMSATYRQSSFATEEQQQNDPDNLFLARGPVTRLSAEVLRDHALASSGVLVKKIGGPSVKPYQPEGLWAFNGATYEQDEGEKLFRRSLYTFWKRTVPPPSMNTFDAPDRSYCVVDRQQTSTPLQALILLNDPQFVEASRHIAYKVITQEEKEEERINMAFRLLTGRTAKDIEMKVLVNLLENEQRNFAQKPEKAEGWLSSGESQFTETLDPQLLASYTVVTSTIMNSDAFITKR; this comes from the coding sequence ATGTGCAGGACTTCATTTTTTACGCTTCATTTCCATACTTTCCGAAGACTGATTCACTTTTTCGTCAGCTTACTGATTGCCTTTTGGGTAAGCAGTTGCGGTGGATATGAAAAGCCAACTGACTTGCTGGAAGCCGAAGCTCAGCTTCCTGAAAAAGTGGATTTCAACCTGCATGTCAAGCCCATCCTCTCCGACAAATGCTTTGCCTGTCACGGACCGGATGAAGCCAGTCAGGAAGCAGGATTAGAGCTGGCGACGCCCGGAGGCGCTTTTGCTGCGCTGAAAGACAATCCCGGCGAATATGCGATCGTGGCTGGCAAACCTGGAAAAAGCGAAGTTTATCATCGTATCGTCAGTGAAGATCCTGAGTACCTGATGCCTCCCCCCGAATCCAACCTGACGCTCACGGCTTACGAAAAAGCGGTGCTCACCCGCTGGATTGAAGAAGGAGCCGAATACAAACCGCATTGGGCATTTATCAAACCGGAAAAACATGATTTACCCAAAGTAAAAAATCAGGAATGGGTACGTAATCCCATTGATCATTTTGTGCTGGCCAAGCTGGAACAAAAGGGGCTGCAACCTTCAGAAGAGGCGGATAAGGAAACCCTCCTGCGCAGACTGAGTCTGGACCTCACCGGATTACCACCTTCACTGGAAGAAATAGATGCTTTTCTGGCAGATCAGTCGGAATATGCCTATGAGAAAGTAGTTGACCGATTGCTGGCTTCTCCTCACTATGGAGAACGCATAGCCATTGACTGGATGGATGCCTCCCGTTATGCCGATACCCACGGCTACACCGTTGACCGCTACCGCCCCATGTGGCCTTGGCGTGATTGGGTGATTGGAGCCTATAATGAAAACATGCCTTTTGATCAGTTTGCTACCTGGCAACTGGCAGGCGACCTCTTGCCAAATGCTACCCGCGAGCAAAAACTAGCAACTGCCTATAACCGTAACCATGCCCAGAATATGGAGGGCGGCATCGTGAATGAGGAGTTCCGGGTAGAATATGTAGCCGACCGAACCAATACGTTAGGCACTAACTTTTTGGGTTTGACGGTTGAATGCGCCCGTTGCCATGACCATAAGTATGATCCTATCTCGCAAAAGGAGTATTTTCAGCTTTTCGGTTTTTTTAATCAGGTAGATGAAGCCGGACAAATTTCCTGGGACGATGCCATGCCTGTCCCTACGCTTTTACTTACTGATGAAAAGGAAGACAGTCTGCTGGCTTTTATTGACCAAAAGATTGCTGAAACGGAGAAAGACATAGAAAGAATCAAGGAGGAAAAGAAAACAGAATTTGAGCAGGCTCATCAGGCTAATAGCTTCAAAATAGACAAGTCCGTATCAACAGCTTTGCAGGCCCACTTTACACTTGATCAAGCAAAGCAGGATAAATTTCTAAGTACGGTTTCATCCAAACACCAAGGAAGCCTTGCCGAAGCAATTTTAGTGGAAGGTAAGCTGGGTAAAGCAGTGAAACTCAATGGAGATGAAGCCCTCGATTTAGGCGAAGTGGGCGTTTTCAGTAGGGCCAATCCATTTACGATTTCACTTTGGGTCAACATTCCGGAAAAACTGAAGGAAGGGGTGATTTTCCATAAAGGAAATGGCGCCATTCTCTATAATTTCCGGGGCTATCATCTGACTTTGCGTGACAACAGATTTGAGTTGCTGATGGCCCATACCTGGCCTTACAATAATATCATCAAACTTTCAGAAGCCTCTCCTCCGAAAGAGGAATGGGTTCACCTGGCAGTAACATATGATGGCAGCAGCCAGGCTGAAGGATTAAAGCTCTACGTGAATGGTGAGGAGCAAAATATGCAGACAAATAAAGACAATCTGTACAAAGACATCTTATTTCCTTTTATGGACAAACAGCCCGGTTTGCAAATCGGTGCCCGCTGGAGAGGGGTAGGTTTTAAAAATGGTTTGGTAGATGAAATCAGGGTGTACGAAAGGGAATTGGGTAGTCCTGAAATTGCAAGCCTGGCAGGTACTACAAAGCTAGCCAGTGAATCCACATCACTTGCCGATGAAAAAAGTTATTTTGATTACTATCTTTACCATCAGGTACCTGCGTACCAAGCGCATCTTAAAAAACTGGAAAAACTCCGAGAGGAAAGAAACAGCCTGGTAGAGGATATAGAGGAAATGATGGTGATGGATGAACTGGACGAGCCACGACCGACATTTGTGCTGGAAAGAGGCGCGTATGATGCACATGGAGAAAGTGTGGAACCGGGGACACCTGCTCAAATTTTGTCCTTTCCTGATTCCCTAAAACGGGATCGCCTGGGGTTGGCCAAATGGTTATTTCATAAAGATCATCCGCTTACGGCAAGAGTGATGGTCAACCGCTTCTGGCAGCATTATTTTGGCAAAGGGCTGGTAAGTACGTCGGCTGATTTTGGCAACCAGGGCAACCTTCCCTCCCATCCCATGCTGCTGGACTGGCTGGCCTTACAGTTCCAAGCATCCGGCTGGGACATCAAAGCCATGCAGAAACTCATCGTGATGTCGGCTACTTATCGTCAATCTTCATTTGCCACTGAAGAACAGCAGCAAAACGATCCTGACAACCTGTTTCTTGCCCGAGGTCCGGTTACCAGGCTCAGTGCAGAAGTCTTACGCGACCATGCTTTGGCTTCCAGTGGAGTGCTGGTCAAAAAGATCGGCGGACCTAGCGTCAAACCTTACCAGCCGGAAGGTTTATGGGCATTCAATGGCGCAACTTATGAGCAGGATGAAGGAGAAAAACTCTTTCGGCGCAGTCTGTACACTTTCTGGAAACGCACCGTACCTCCGCCTTCCATGAATACTTTTGATGCGCCTGACCGAAGTTATTGTGTGGTAGATCGCCAACAAACCAGTACCCCTTTGCAGGCTTTGATTTTGCTCAATGACCCGCAGTTTGTAGAAGCCAGCAGGCATATCGCCTATAAGGTCATTACTCAAGAAGAAAAGGAAGAAGAGCGAATCAACATGGCTTTCCGGCTGTTGACCGGTCGCACTGCTAAGGATATTGAAATGAAAGTGTTGGTCAACCTGTTGGAAAATGAACAGAGAAATTTTGCACAAAAGCCTGAAAAAGCGGAAGGCTGGCTAAGTAGTGGAGAAAGTCAATTTACAGAAACCCTTGACCCTCAGCTGCTGGCAAGCTATACAGTAGTCACCAGTACCATCATGAATTCTGATGCTTTTATCACCAAAAGATAA